In Molothrus aeneus isolate 106 chromosome 4, BPBGC_Maene_1.0, whole genome shotgun sequence, the following are encoded in one genomic region:
- the HGSNAT gene encoding heparan-alpha-glucosaminide N-acetyltransferase gives MAAAAGLVAAVAAAALGALLMAPGLSQPDGQGAPGPRGGAAAAAAAERRRSGRMDQALLLVRNELPAPGLNLAARSGSCHQCLYQLLAFVPPSNESLRKPGAASVMVDTQHPLTLLLNSSVGDRDLCKIQYHFGEFGNYSLVVKTLSTSNQTVSCDLIINEGPINSYLPILFAFLVYMGILALLIAGRLLMKIDPVRNWVYKKLNPRATDRMINSELGSPNTTDSINCDPAPQSWSSGSRQRLRSLDTFRGLSLVIMVFVNYGGGKYWFFKHESWNGLTVADLVFPWFVFIMGTSIALALGSMLRWGSSKWKMLRKIIWRSFVLILLGIIVVNPNYCLGPLSWDNLRIPGVLQRLGFTYLVVAALELLFTRADSGTWEGRFPALQDILPYWPQWIFILVLETIWLCLTFLLPVPDCPSGYLGPGGIGDFGKYPNCTGGAAGYIDRLLLGEKHIYQHPSSGVIYQSTMPYDPEGILGTINSIVMAFLGLQAGKITLFYKEQPKQIMSRFIIWGIVMGVISAILTKCSKEEGFIPINKNLWSISYVTTMSCFAFILLLLIYYLVDVKKWWSGAPFLYPGMNSILVYIGHQVFANYFPFKWKMQDSQSHAEHLTQNLIATTLWVIISYILYRKRIFWKI, from the exons atggcggcggcggcggggctggtggccgcggtggcggcggcggcgctgggcgCGCTGCTGATGGCGCCCGGCCTCTCGCAGCCCGACGGGCAGGGCGCGCCCGGGCcccgcggcggggcggcggcggcggcggcggcggagcggcggcggtCGGGGCGGATGGACCAGGCGCTGCTGCTCGTCCGCAACGAGCTGCCCGCCCCGGGCCTGAACCTCGCCGCCCGCTCCGGCTCCTGCCACCAG TGCTTGTATCAGCTCCTGGCGTTTGTCCCACCAAGCAACGAGAGCCTGAGAAAACCAGGCGCGGCGTCGGTAATGGTTGATACGCAGCATCCACTCACCCTGCTGCTCAACAGCTCTGTGGGTGACAGAGATCTCTGCAA GATTCAGTATCATTTTGGAGAGTTTGGCAATTATTCCCTTGTGGTAAAGACCCTAAGTACAAGCAACCAAACTGTTTCTTGTGACCTAATCATCAATGAAGGCCCTATCAACAGCTACCTCC CTATTCTCTTTGCTTTCCTGGTTTACATGGGGATCCTTGCTCTCCTGATTGCTGGGCGCCTTCTAATGAA AATTGATCCAGTCAGAAACTGGGTTTACAAGAAACTGAATCCCAGAGCAACTGATCGTATGATTAACTCC GAGCTTGGATCCCCGAACACCACAGACTCCATTAACTGTGATCCTGCCCCGCAGTCGTGGAGCTCGGGCTCGCGGCAGCGCCTGCGGTCCCTTGACACCTTCCGAGG GCTCTCTCTTGTAATTATGGTGTTTGTTAACTATGGAGGAGGAAAATACTGGTTCTTCAAACACGAGAGCTGGAATG GATTAACAGTGGCAGATCTGGTGTTTCCATG GTTTGTGTTCATCATGGGGACATCAATAGCATTGGCACTGGGCTCCATGCTGAGGTGGGGAAGTTCCAAGTGGAAGATGCTTAGAAAAATCATCTGGAGGAGTTTTGTGCTAATCCTGCTGGGAATCATAGTTGTGAATCCCAATTACTGCCTTGGACCTT TGTCCTGGGATAATCTGCGTATTCCAGGCGTGCTCCAGAGGCTGGGATTCACATACCTGGTGGTTGCTGCTCTTGAACTCCTGTTTACAAGAGCTGATAGTGGGACCTGG GAAGGACgattccctgctctgcaggataTCCTCCCCTACTGGCCACAGTGGATTTTTATTCTGGTGTTAGAAACAATTTGGCTCTGCCTGACCTTCTTGTTACCAGTGCCAGATTGTCCTAG CGGCTATCTTGGTcctgggggcattggggactTCGGAAAGTATCCCAACTgcactggaggagcagctggttACATTGACCGTTTGCTTCTAGGAGAAAAGCATATCTATCAGCATCCCTCTTCAGGT GTGATTTACCAATCAACGATGCCGTATGATCCTGAAGGGATCCTGGGGACCATAAATAGCATTGTTATGGCATTTTTGGGACTGCAG gcgggaaaaattactttgttctACAAAGAACAGCCCAAACAAATTATGAGTCGGTTCATCATATGGGGCATAGTAATG GGAGTTATTTCTGCTATCTTGACAAAATGTTCTAAAGAAGAAGGGTTTATTCCCATAAACAAGAACTTATG GTCAATATCATATGTGACAACCATGAGCTGTTTTGCCTTCATCCTATTACTGCTGATATATTACCTTGTGGATGTCAAGAAATGGTGGTCAGGTGCTCCATTTTTATACCCAG GAATGAATTCAATCCTGGTATACATTGGACACCAAGTGTTTGCAAACTACTTCCCTTTTAAGTGGAAGATGCAAGACAGTCAATCCCACGCAGAGCATCTGACTCAAAACCTCATTGCAACAACTCTTTGGGTCATAATATCATACATACTTTACAGGAAAAGGATATTCTGGAAAATCTGA
- the POMK gene encoding protein O-mannose kinase — MEKKQHFVRRELLPREVPSISLALLLAAVLLLNALLYLYLNKFSSSLGRVETDSGLCPFGHFKFGAVKNCSPWLSCEAINREVRKVKCVGEGAVKKVFLSEWKEKKVVLSQLTNSELKEDFLHGLKMLKALQSKHVVRLLGYCEQQFTILTEYHPLGSLRGLNETLHIPKYKGMNTWHRRLMLAIDYVSVIRYLHNSPLGTLVMCDSNDLDKVLSQYLLTSDFHVLVNDLDALPLVNRSAGRLVKCGHRELRGEFVAPEQRWPYGEDVPFEDDLMPPYDEKTDIWKIPDVSNFFLGHVEGSDIVRLHLFDIHAACKKKDPAERPSAQEVLDTYRKVLTLLIREAAMPGTREML, encoded by the exons atggaaaagaaacagcattTCGTTAGGAGAGAGCTTCTTCCCAGAGAGGTGCCATCCATCTCGCTGGCGTTACTGCTTGCAGCCGTCCTGCTCCTTAATGCCCTTCTCTACCTGTACCTCAACAAGTTTTCCAGCTCTCTGGGACGTGTCGAAACGGACTCTGGCCTCTGCCCTTTTGGGCATTTCAAATTCGGAGCGGTGAAGAATTGTTCCCCGTGGCTTTCCTGCGAGGCCATAAATAGGGAAGTCAGGAAAGTCAAATGTGTTGGTGAAGGTGCTGTGAAAAAG GTCTTCCTTTCTgagtggaaggaaaagaaagtggtCCTTTCACAGCTCACCAACTCAGAGCTGAAGGAGGACTTTCTCCATGGACTGAAGATGCTGAAAGCCCTTCAGAGCAAGCATGTTGTCCGGCTGCTTGGCTACTGTGAGCAGCAGTTCACAATCCTCACCGAGTACCATCCTCTTGGTTCACTGAGAGGCCTGAATGAAACTCTCCACATTCCCAAATACAAGGGCATGAACACCTGGCATCGCAGGCTGATGCTTGCTATAGACTACGTGAGTGTCATTCGGTACCTGCACAACAGCCCCCTGGGCACCTTAGTGATGTGTGACTCAAATGACCTGGACAAGGTTCTCTCCCAGTATCTCCTGACAAGTGACTTCCACGTTCTGGTGAATGATTTGGACGCTCTGCCTCTTGTGAACAGGAGTGCTGGCAGGCTGGTGAAGTGTGGTCACAGGGAGCTCCGGGGTGAGTTTGTAGCTCCTGAGCAGCGTTGGCCCTATGGAGAAGATGTGCCATTCGAAGATGACCTCATGCCTCCCTATGATGAGAAAACAGACATCTGGAAAATCCCAGATGTCTCCAATTTTTTCTTGGGCCATGTTGAAGGAAGTGACATTGTACGACTGCATCTGTTTGACATCCATGCAGCATGTAAGAAGAAGGACCCGGCAGAACGGCCCTCTGCCCAAGAGGTCTTAGACACCTACAGGAAAGTTTTAACTCTGCTTATTCGGGAGGCAGCCATGCCTGGTACTAGAGAAATGTTATAG